One Elaeis guineensis isolate ETL-2024a chromosome 10, EG11, whole genome shotgun sequence genomic window carries:
- the LOC105052965 gene encoding uncharacterized protein isoform X1: MMDSEVERTLSELEEKTYGIFLDFMTRIAKVDELVEVGKQFLIGFHREVEMFRRPQLHKTSEMVDGIIKANCTNRMKSYVEAGCKHPNQNIQNIIKFKVLLDELERLKEDAIGLAWMTNQSASLFLDKYSCESIRDQVTFLEEEIEPLHLQEKSMSYVTMMAVIYGMLNLDHAMQENIIQSINLSTSSAQLESYCLMWDVRPYINDNVMRLAWKYVP, from the exons ATGATGGATAGCGAGGTGGAGAGGACTCTGTCAGAATTGGAGGAGAAGACTTATGGTATTTTCTTAGATTTCATGACGAG AATCGCAAAGGTTGATGAGCTGGTCGAAGTAGGAAAGCAGTTTCTTATTGGATTCCACAGAGAAGTAG AGATGTTTAGAAGACCTCAACTTCATAAGACATCTGAGATGGTGGATGGCATAATTAAAGCTAATTGCACAAACAGAATGAAGTCATATGTTGAAGCTGGGTGCAAACATCCCAACCAAAACATACAAAACATAATCAAGT TTAAGGTTTTGCTTGATGAACTTGAACGCCTCAAGGAGGATGCAATCGGTCTTGCATGGATGACAAATCAAAGTGCATCACTTTTCTTGGACAAGTATTCTTGTGAGAGCATAAGAGATCAAGTAACTTTCCTTGAG GAGGAAATAGAACCTTTGCATCTTCAAGAGAAATCGATGTCATATGTCACTATGATGGCGGTCATCTATGGCATGCTGAACCTTGACCATGCTATGCAG GAAAATATCATTCAGTCCATAAATCTTAGTACATCATCAGCACAATTAGAAAGCTACTGTCTCATGTGGGATGTACGGCCGTATATAAATGATAATGTCATGCGCCTAGCTTGGAAATACGTTCCATGA
- the LOC105052965 gene encoding uncharacterized protein isoform X2, producing MMDSEVERTLSELEEKTYGIFLDFMTRIAKVDELVEVGKQFLIGFHREVEMFRRPQLHKTSEMVDGIIKANCTNRMKSYVEAGCKHPNQNIQNIIKLHSCEQGLQGHLKKVKVLLDELERLKEDAIGLAWMTNQSASLFLDKYSCESIRDQVTFLEEEIEPLHLQEKSMSYVTMMAVIYGMLNLDHAMQENIIQSINLSTSSAQLESYCLMWDVRPYINDNVMRLAWKYVP from the exons ATGATGGATAGCGAGGTGGAGAGGACTCTGTCAGAATTGGAGGAGAAGACTTATGGTATTTTCTTAGATTTCATGACGAG AATCGCAAAGGTTGATGAGCTGGTCGAAGTAGGAAAGCAGTTTCTTATTGGATTCCACAGAGAAGTAG AGATGTTTAGAAGACCTCAACTTCATAAGACATCTGAGATGGTGGATGGCATAATTAAAGCTAATTGCACAAACAGAATGAAGTCATATGTTGAAGCTGGGTGCAAACATCCCAACCAAAACATACAAAACATAATCAAGT TGCATTCTTGTGAACAAGGACTTCAAGGCCATTTAAAAAAAG TTAAGGTTTTGCTTGATGAACTTGAACGCCTCAAGGAGGATGCAATCGGTCTTGCATGGATGACAAATCAAAGTGCATCACTTTTCTTGGACAAGTATTCTTGTGAGAGCATAAGAGATCAAGTAACTTTCCTTGAG GAGGAAATAGAACCTTTGCATCTTCAAGAGAAATCGATGTCATATGTCACTATGATGGCGGTCATCTATGGCATGCTGAACCTTGACCATGCTATGCAG GAAAATATCATTCAGTCCATAAATCTTAGTACATCATCAGCACAATTAGAAAGCTACTGTCTCATGTGGGATGTACGGCCGTATATAAATGATAATGTCATGCGCCTAGCTTGGAAATACGTTCCATGA